Below is a genomic region from Streptomyces sp. NBC_00461.
GCAGGGGCGGGGCACGAGGTCGTGCTGGTCGCGCGGGGCGCGCATCACGCGGCCCTGCGGGCGGACGGGCTGCGGCTGCAGGTGCCGGACGGGGAGTACACATACCGGCTGCCGGCCGTCGAAGAACCGGGCGAGCTGGGCGAGTTGAGGGCCGACGACGTGCTCGTCCTCGCCGTGAAGACACAGGACACCGTCAGCGCGCTGCAGACCTGGGGCGTGGCGCCGGTCGCGGGCGGCGGCACCGCGGCCGAGCGGTTGCCCCTGTTCTGCGCGCAGAACGGTGTGGAGGGCCAGCGGCTCGCTCTGCGCGTCTTCCGGCACGTCTACGGCGTCTGCGTCTGGCTGCCGGCGACGTTCCTGGAACCGGGCGTCGTCTCCGCGGGCGGCGCCCCGCTCACCGGCATCCTGCATCTGGGCCGGTATCCCCACGGCACCGACGAGACCGCGCGGTTGGTCGCCGCCGACCTGGAGAAGACGAGGTTCCTCGAGGCGCCGGTCGTGCCGGACGTGTTGCGCTGGCAGTACGCCAAGCTGCTGACCAATCTGACCAA
It encodes:
- a CDS encoding ketopantoate reductase family protein translates to MRYVIIGAGAVGGVIGGRLAGAGHEVVLVARGAHHAALRADGLRLQVPDGEYTYRLPAVEEPGELGELRADDVLVLAVKTQDTVSALQTWGVAPVAGGGTAAERLPLFCAQNGVEGQRLALRVFRHVYGVCVWLPATFLEPGVVSAGGAPLTGILHLGRYPHGTDETARLVAADLEKTRFLEAPVVPDVLRWQYAKLLTNLTNTVQALAGEDGGQESRISLCARVRAEGEAVLDAAGIPYASVEEQQTRRGHKVDLVPLEGAPRGGGSTWQSLSRGTGAVEADYLNGEIALLGRLYGAPTPLSDLLQQLANTFARERRAAGSMPIEELVRRADEAVAFVQES